The following proteins come from a genomic window of Chanos chanos chromosome 15, fChaCha1.1, whole genome shotgun sequence:
- the LOC115828239 gene encoding trace amine-associated receptor 8a-like, translating into MEKKTSIDQYIAVSDPLLYSMKVTIKRVIICISVIWLYSLIYSVAILFNHMFYPETHYACYGECLFVLNFSWAIVDLILSLISPCSVVISLYLRIYCVAKYQAQVINSITTGVSVGEKGLTLLKSERKAAKTLGIVVFVYLLCWIPYYINGLSLGSVTSESLVMTFLLWLMYVNSCLNPLIYALFYPWFKISTKH; encoded by the exons ATGGAGAAAAAA ACATCTATAGACCAATATATTGCTGTGAGTGATCCTCTACTGTATTCCATGAAAGTGACCATTAAAAGGGTGATAATCTGTATTTCCGTTATATGGTTATATTCTCTTATTTATTCAGTGGCTATTTTATTCAATCATATGTTTTACCCAGAGACACATTATGCATGTTACGGagagtgtctgtttgtcttgaaCTTCAGTTGGGCTATTGTTGACCTTATCCTTTCATTAATTTCCCCCTGTTCAGTTGTAATATCTTTATATTTGAGAATATACTGTGTAGCAAAATATCAGGCCCAGGTAATTAACTCCATAACAACTGGGGTCTCTGTAGGGGAGAAAGGTTTAACCCTACTGAAGTCTGaaagaaaagcagcaaaaacattAGGTATTGTCGTTTTTGTTTATCTACTTTGTTGGATACCATATTACATAAATGGTCTTTCTCTGGGCAGTGTCACATCTGAATCGCTTGTCATGACATTTCTACTGTGGTTGATGTACGTGAATTCATGTTTGAATCCACTTATTTATGCATTATTTTATCCCTGGTTCAAAATATCAACCAAACACTAA
- the LOC115828670 gene encoding trace amine-associated receptor 6-like: MESQDVEYCYPSHNTSCTKDVRSRSEYIFMYIIFFSLSALTVFLNLLVIISVSHFKQLHTPTNMLVLSLAVADMIVGLFIMPVDGIRLIETCWYFGETFCSIFPLVATTVVSGSLGNLVFISIDRYIAVSDPLLYSTKVTINRVIICISVIWLYSLIYSVAFLFNHMFYPETRNTCYGECLYVLNFTWAIVDLILSLISPCSVVISLYLRIYCVAKYQAQVINSITTGVSVGEKGLTLLKSERKAAKTLGIVVFVYLLCWIPYYINGLSLGSVTSESVVMTFLMWLMYVNSCMNPLIYALFYPWFKISTKHIITLRIFDSSSSYCNLFTVQI; encoded by the coding sequence ATGGAATCTCAGGACGTGGAATATTGTTATCCATCGCATAATACATCATGCACTAAGGATGTGAGATCCAGAtctgaatatatttttatgtacattattttcttttcattgtcggctctgactgtttttttgaaTCTGCTTGTGAtaatatctgtctctcactttaaGCAGCTCCACACTCCAACCAATATGCTTGTCCTCTCCCTGGCTGTGGCAGATATGATTGTTGGATTGTTCATTATGCCAGTAGATGGCATCAGACTAATTGAAACCTGCTGGTATTTTGGAGAGacattttgttccatttttccaCTTGTTGCAACTACAGTGGTGTCAGGCTCTCTTGGAAATTTGGTCTTTATATCTATAGACCGATATATTGCTGTGAGTGATCCTTTACTGTATTCCACGAAAGTGACCATTAACAGGGTGATAATCTGTATTTCTGTTATATGGTTATATTCTCTTATTTATTCTGTGGCTTTTTTATTCAATCATATGTTTTACCCAGAGACACGTAATACCTGCTACGGagagtgtctgtatgtcttgAACTTCACTTGGGCTATTGTTGACCTTATCCTTTCATTAATTTCCCCCTGTTCTGTTGTAATATCTTTATATTTGAGAATATACTGTGTAGCAAAATATCAGGCCCAGGTAATTAACTCCATAACAACTGGGGTCTCTGTAGGGGAGAAAGGTTTAACCCTACTGAAGTCTGaaagaaaagcagcaaaaacattaggtattgttgtttttgtttatctgctTTGTTGGATACCATATTACATAAATGGTCTTTCTCTGGGCAGTGTGACATCTGAATCGGTTGTCATGACATTTCTAATGTGGTTGATGTATGTGAATTCATGTATGAATCCACTTATTTATGCATTATTTTATCCCTGGTTCAAAATATCAACCAAACATATTATAACACTAAGAATATttgattcatcatcatcatactgcaatttatttacagtgcaaatttaa